One Primulina eburnea isolate SZY01 chromosome 4, ASM2296580v1, whole genome shotgun sequence genomic window, TCGACCAGTAGTCCGTATTTACGGTCAGGATCCTTTTTCGAAAACATCCAGTAGAAGTTCAAAACTTTTGTTTTCAACTTCCAAAAGGAAAAAGCATATTAGTCTCTATCGAATGGTATACaatgaataaaaaatttacattGATTACAGTGATTTTATTGGATCTTTTCAGCAATTCTTATTACTGAATGCAGGAAGAATGCGAACTGGTGAAAATAGATATTCATTGTCGTGTTCAAGGAGACGTTGTTGTTGAGTGCATCCATTTGGGCAATGATCAAGTAAGGGAGGAAATGATTTTTAGAGTAATGTTTCACACAGCATTCATCAGGTCAAATGTTTTGATGCTGACTCGTGATGAAATCGATGTTCTTTGGGATTCCAGGGATCAATTTTCTAAGGATTTTAGAGTCGAGGTAAGGTTTTGTGTTATGATGCATTGTTTCTTAAATCCTGGAGTTTAAGAACTGGATGCGTTTTTCTCTCTGTCAGGCACTCTTTTCAGATGCAGATTCTGTTCCACCTATTGTTGCCGCAGAGTCTGCAAATGAAGATGGAAATGAAACAGAGAGTGCTTCGCCAGATGAATTTTTTGAGGCAGAAGAGATCTTCAGTAATGTAGTCGATGGACATGATGTGAAGGGTGAGTCTAATAATCAGACAGTTCAGCCTAGTGCTCAGAATGGTAGGAGTCATCATGAGGTTGCTGCTCGCAAGGATAATTTGGACCATCATGCATTTCAAGACTGTGCTTCCAATGAAGGTAGTTATAGACCAGACCACAAGTTTGATTCTAGTGTTAAATCTTCACAAGAAAACACTTTGCACGACTACCATGCTCAATCAATGTCTAGGCCTGTTATAGCTGATAATGTTTTCCCTTCAGCGAAGAGCATGGAAAAGCGAGGTTCACTACAGAAGTTTGCTTCTGATAGCATTAAGGATATGTCTGATAAGGGGCTCTCAGCCATACCCAAGAAGCAGCCATGTTCCTCATTAAAACCTTCTGCAGATTCAGTTGGTACCAGTAAAAAGTCTAAGCAGCAAGAGTCACAGGGCTCTATGACAAGACAGGCCAAGCCAACCGCGGTATCCAGGTGGATACCTTCGAATAAGGGTTCTTACACTAATTCAATGCATGTATATTATCCGTATTTAAGGCACAACAGTGCGCCACCTGATTTAGCTCCTGGCAAGGATTCCCCTCCTTGTGGAAAAGCTAAGCTGCAGGCTGTGACTGCATCTTCTGAAACTTCGGTAACCGGTGATAGAACTGGATCAGGCCGGGGAAGGTACCGTAGTCCAACCTCATCAGATTTGTCACCGTCTCGAAAAGCTTCTTTCCGAACTTTGCCTTCATCACCCCTGGTGAAACATGAGGCCCTAGAACTTAGTCTAGCTGTTCAACCACCTTCATCTCTTATTCCCCCACCTCCTCCCTCTCCTTCTTGTTTGGTATATAAATCTTCTTTGCCTCCTATGACAATTGCACAAGAAGTAGAAAACCCATCGTCTTCAACTCTAGTCCTGCCATCCAATCATGTATCTTTTACTTCACCTCCTCACCCTTCTCTATTTTCATCTAAAAGCACCGTAAGTTTTTCTTCTTCAGAATCTCCTTCATCGCCCTCACTTCCGCACCCACTTCCACCTTCAACAATTTCTACTACCACAAGCTTAAGAAAAACTATCAACTGCAATCTTTCCCTgcttcctcctcctcctcctcctcctcctcctcctccaccaccaccaccaccaccacctccctACAATTCCACCATACAGAATGTTCCTCGGCCGCCACCACCGCCGCCACCGCCACTTACTCGCAGACCACCTAAACAAATCTCTCACAGTACGGGAATACCTTACTCTGTTCCCCCTCCACATTTGCTTTCTATGCAGGGTAACCCTCCTCCAGCTCCACCACCCCCCAGCCAAGGCTCTCCATTTTTCTCACATGTCACTCCATCGACACCACCTATATCCATCTTGCCTTGcgctccaccaccaccaccaccacctgcTCCTCCTCGCGGTTCACTGCGTCAACCATCCTCTGAATTTAGTGCACTACGTCCTTTGCTGCCTCCAATGCATGGAATGCCACCTCCACCGCCACCTCCTATACGTGGAGCTCCATTGTCGCCTACTCCTCCCGTACCTGGAGCTCCGCCACCGCCTCCTCCTTTGTATGGGTCCCCGTCACCGCCTCCCCCTACTCCTCCTATGACTGGCGGAGCTCCACCATCTCCGCCCGTTCCAGGAGCACCAGCGGCACCACATCTTCCTGGAGGTCATGTTCCTGGGCCACCAATACCTCCAGGGCCTCCTAGATATCCAGGCAGTGCACCTCCTCCGCCTCCACTATTTGGTGCCAAAGGACCTGCAACAGATGGAAATGGAATAACCGCGGGGAGAGGACGTCCTCTCGGATTGTCAACTGTCACAACACCTCGAAGATCCACCTTAAAGCCACTTCATTGGAGTAAGGTAACGAGGGTGCTACAAGGAAGCTTATGGGAAGAATTCCAGCGGCATGGGGAGCCTCAAGTGTATTATTCTTTCTCTACTGATACACTTTTGTGGGTTAGAATTGCCAAACTGCATGTATTTCTTTATCATATGCTTTGTTCCGTTCTTATAGTTTCCAGTATCTATTTTGCATTTTTGCGCCCCCACCCCAACCCCAAATGGCAAGGAGTTAAGCTCATGTAAAAGCAGCATTACTCAGACATAAACACAAGTCTATTCACCGGGTTTTGagtctttaatttttttttaaccttCATTGGTTATTCTGTGTATTACTTCTTCATTCTCTTAAATTACTAATGCATTGCTTTCTATTCCTAGTACATCAGAATTCGATGTGTCTGAACTTGAGACTCTTTTCTCCACCACTGTCCCAAAGTCAGATAATGCAGGAGGCCAATCTGGAGGACGTCGAAAATCTGTTGGATCTAAACTTGACAAAGTCCATCTGGTAAAGTTGTTTGAATATATTATCTCTTTTGCTGAATTTGTTTGAGGGTGATTCATTGAATAATTTAATTCGTTGGATCTCAAGAATAGGCCAAAATGCATTTCTTCTAAATTCCTGAAATCATCTGGTAGATGATAAGTAAAATGGCATTAATAGATTGAGATCATCTTAATATGTTAATTTCTTTCAAGTTTGGCATCATGGACTTGGAAAACCAAATACTTGTTGTGATCTAGTAACCATGAGTGTTTATGACTGTCTGGAATTCAGAATCTGCCATTGAGGGTACCTCTCGAGGAGACCTTTTATCGACAGATGATACATTtccataatttttttctttctaaGCTAGAACCATTTCAGGGAATGTGCCATTTTTAGTATCATCTGCAGGCCCAACTTTGATCGGAAATGGTCTATCCTCTAGCGACCAAAGAAATCGAACCACTTCTACTGCATTCTAGTAGCAAGTATAGAATTTGAATTTGAGTGATAAGCTCTAGAATATTCAAATCACCTTATAGATCACAACAATAGTTGTTTGAGTAACGAgtgtcatttttttaaaaaaagcgaGAACCTTTTTAACTTTAATGGACTTACAATTGTTGAAGAATGCATCATACAGCACAAAATACGAAAGTCATATATGTTTCTGTCACGATGGCACTGCTTTGGCGTGTATCCTTCTACTTTGTCTGATATTGACCGCTTAGTAATCCAACTTCAGAATGATGACTATGTGTGCTTTCAAAGAATGGTAGGGTTgtatattttttatgctaatttaTATGTTTAGATggttttctttttatgtgaatcTCTACAGAGTTCATTTTCCCCCCTTTTTGGGCTGTCTCTCTATTAGCTGGGGTGGTCCACGTGTTATGCAGGGGACTCAATTTGTGCTTTTATGAAGTTTTCCCGTCTTTAGTTAATTCTAAATAATCTCCTTGGTAGATTGACCTAAGGAGGGCAAACAACACTGAAATTATGCTCACGAAGGTGAAAATGCCACTTCCTGACATGATGGTAAGTGTAAGTTGGTGCATCTCTACTGTGTTTTACTCTCCTGATCTGAAATGGAGATTTTAAATCCTTCAATGGTGTAACGTATGCTTGACCTAGCTTATCTTACAATTTTTTCTGTTTGCCTTTTGTTCCTACCGATTTTAAGAGATCTCcatttgaaacatttattaatgcCAACATTATTGTGTTGTTTCCACTATTAAATTTTCTACTTTACTCACCTTATCGTGGCAATTTTGATTCACAATAGTCTATTGAATTTTGTTGTTTCCAGTTGTTAGAGAtctccatttgaaacaattattAATCCTGACAAATGGCTACAGATGCTGCACGACCAATTATATTGTGTTTTATTACGTAATTGTTTTTATCGCTATGGAGTAAAGTACTTAAATTATGTTATAATGTATAAACTCATAGAATTTGATCATGAATGGAATATATTGAATCAAATGTAAGTTCTAAATCATCTCACATTTAATTTATGTTTTAGAGAATGATAAATTAAGAGaaaaaaaacaatcacaaatcactccaattcgagtaaaatatgattttaatgttTGTTGGGCTGGTTTTCGGCTGCATTATAAAACCAAACCCGTCCAACCTTCACTACTTAGTACTCAAACACCTAATCAAGACAAGTTACAGTTTTTCGGCTCTTTTAGTAATTTCCTTAGATTTTGTAAGCACAAAATTTCACGACCATGTCTTTTGACACAGACAAAAGAATAAAAGCTGATTGAAAATTAGTGAAATGAAAACTATGATGGAATTGAAAATTGAAAGAAGTCCTGCGAGTAAAACCTCTGCTGCTTCTGCAACTGTGAAAACATTTTCCACCTTCTTTTCCTGTAAAAGAGAGGATGGTGTTTTTTACAGGCTGCAGCTCTTGCGATGGATGAATCAATTTTAGATGCCGATCAAGTGGAAAATCTCATAAAGTTCTGTCCAACAAAGGAAGAGATGGAGCTTCTCAAGGTAAAGCTTTCTTTGCTCATGCATTAAGCAATTAATGTCCTCTTTACTCGCCATTAATTtggtttttataatttttagggATATACAGGTGACATGGAGAACTTGGGGAAGTGTGAACAGGTCAGTGAACTGGATCCAAAAGAACAACTTTTACCAATAATATGTATGTTCTTGCAATGTTAATATAGGTTTCCTCGTTACACACTTAAAAGTTTAATATTGATGAAATATTTGCATTTCTGATATAGGTGTCATCTAATCTCCTTGTTTATTACTGGAACAATAAATGTTACCTCTTTTAACAAGAGACCTAATTTGTTTGGCAGATGTGGCGCTTGTAAATTTTGTTTATGTTTCTTGTTTCTATTTCCTATTCTCTATAAAAATGAGTTATTTTCTTGAGTTGTGATTTCTAAAGTTCGTGCATAGTTGGATGTTCTTAATTCCATTTCCATGTTTTAGTTTTTCTTGGAGCTGATGAAGGTACCACGAGTTGAATCTAAATTAAGAGTCTTTCTATTCAAGATTCAATTTAATTCTCAGGTGagattgatatataattttttaaaaaaataattactaATCTGACTCAAGTTGCCTAAGTTGACTGCTTGTCGCAGGTTTCAGATTTCAAAAAAAGTTTGAACATTGTAAACTCTGCTTGTGAAGAGGTTTGTTAGAAATTATAATGGTCTTCCTTTGGCATTTATTAGCTGCTGAACTAATCTTACTTTCTTCTCATACTTTAGGTTCGGATGTCTATTAAACTGAAAGAAATTCTTAAGAAAATTTTATACCTCGGAAATACACTGAATCAAGGAACTGCCAGAGGTAAGGATCTATTTATCCTATGGtgtgaaataataatttaacagCATTATTAGTGGACGGTTTAATTTGCCAATTACTTGTATTCAATTCATCACTCTTATTGTCATTCAGATGGTCAATTTC contains:
- the LOC140829325 gene encoding formin-like protein 20, with translation MALFRRLFYKKPPDRLLEISERVYVFDCCFSTDVLDEDEYRAYMNGIVSQLQDNYPDAAFMVFNFKEGERRSQISDVLSQYDMTVMDYPRQYEGCPLLPLEMIHHFLRSSESWLSLEGQQNVLLMHCERGGWPVLAFMLAGLLLYRKQYMGEQKTLEMVYKQAPRELLHLMSSLNSQPSQLRFLQYISRRNLDWPPPDTPLALDCIILRVLPLYNGGKGCRPVVRIYGQDPFSKTSSRSSKLLFSTSKRKKHISLYRMEECELVKIDIHCRVQGDVVVECIHLGNDQVREEMIFRVMFHTAFIRSNVLMLTRDEIDVLWDSRDQFSKDFRVEALFSDADSVPPIVAAESANEDGNETESASPDEFFEAEEIFSNVVDGHDVKGESNNQTVQPSAQNGRSHHEVAARKDNLDHHAFQDCASNEGSYRPDHKFDSSVKSSQENTLHDYHAQSMSRPVIADNVFPSAKSMEKRGSLQKFASDSIKDMSDKGLSAIPKKQPCSSLKPSADSVGTSKKSKQQESQGSMTRQAKPTAVSRWIPSNKGSYTNSMHVYYPYLRHNSAPPDLAPGKDSPPCGKAKLQAVTASSETSVTGDRTGSGRGRYRSPTSSDLSPSRKASFRTLPSSPLVKHEALELSLAVQPPSSLIPPPPPSPSCLVYKSSLPPMTIAQEVENPSSSTLVLPSNHVSFTSPPHPSLFSSKSTVSFSSSESPSSPSLPHPLPPSTISTTTSLRKTINCNLSLLPPPPPPPPPPPPPPPPPPPYNSTIQNVPRPPPPPPPPLTRRPPKQISHSTGIPYSVPPPHLLSMQGNPPPAPPPPSQGSPFFSHVTPSTPPISILPCAPPPPPPPAPPRGSLRQPSSEFSALRPLLPPMHGMPPPPPPPIRGAPLSPTPPVPGAPPPPPPLYGSPSPPPPTPPMTGGAPPSPPVPGAPAAPHLPGGHVPGPPIPPGPPRYPGSAPPPPPLFGAKGPATDGNGITAGRGRPLGLSTVTTPRRSTLKPLHWSKVTRVLQGSLWEEFQRHGEPQVTSEFDVSELETLFSTTVPKSDNAGGQSGGRRKSVGSKLDKVHLIDLRRANNTEIMLTKVKMPLPDMMAAALAMDESILDADQVENLIKFCPTKEEMELLKGYTGDMENLGKCEQFFLELMKVPRVESKLRVFLFKIQFNSQVSDFKKSLNIVNSACEEVRMSIKLKEILKKILYLGNTLNQGTARGSAIGFKLDSLLKLAETRATNNKMTLMHYLCKVLASTSPSLLDFHEDLVSLEAASKIQLKSLAEEMQAIIKGLEKVKQELLASENDGPVSENFHKTLKEFVYIAEIEVSSVTNLYSVAGRNADALALYFGEDPARCPFEQVPATLLNFVRLFRKAHEENCKQDELEKKKAQKEAEMENPKGINLTPKGTKH